From a single Flavobacterium sp. genomic region:
- a CDS encoding S41 family peptidase — MKRYFSRKIIIPIVAAIFLFVGVSFKNDFFEIAKQIEIFTGLFKTVNQNYVDETNPGEMMDNAIKNMLKELDPYTVFFNEQDVLKFKINNTGEYTGIGAMVQRREGKVLLKEIYKGFPADKAGLKAGDEVIQIGDINLKEYKEDASQLFRGAKNTKIEIQYIRQGKTQNATIVLDDVEIKAVPFFALLKDNVGYIVLTKFTEKASAETKAALLELKKQGATKIILDLRGNPGGLLHEAVNICNLFVAKNELIVTTKSKNTKYNLEYRTKNEPIDLEIPLAVIVDGKSASASEIVAGAIQDLDRGVVLGSRSFGKGLVQRPLDLSYGTQVKVTISRYYTPSGRCIQALDYSKKDENGKVIKKSQNEFNAFKTKAGRTVYDGGGVLPDVEIEETKTASITEAVIKTDAIFNFATQWYFKNTTLAGIPTITDVDFNAFKAYLKQEKISLDTETYKAMKNVLETAKNEKIEAQIATEYKQLEQAIEKNQEVELDKNKNQIKKLIQEDLITRYQYREGLYQFYVKENLEIEKAILLLNNQTQYKSILKK, encoded by the coding sequence ATGAAACGATATTTCAGTAGAAAAATAATTATTCCTATTGTTGCGGCAATATTTCTTTTTGTAGGTGTTAGTTTTAAAAACGATTTCTTTGAAATTGCCAAACAAATTGAAATCTTCACGGGGCTCTTCAAAACCGTAAATCAAAATTATGTGGATGAAACCAATCCGGGAGAAATGATGGATAATGCCATAAAAAACATGTTGAAAGAATTGGATCCATATACCGTTTTCTTTAATGAACAGGATGTTTTAAAATTCAAAATCAACAATACGGGCGAGTATACAGGTATTGGCGCCATGGTACAACGAAGAGAAGGAAAAGTTTTATTGAAAGAAATTTACAAAGGATTTCCCGCAGATAAAGCAGGTTTAAAAGCAGGTGATGAAGTAATTCAAATTGGTGATATTAATTTGAAAGAATATAAAGAAGACGCTTCGCAATTGTTTCGTGGTGCTAAAAACACAAAAATTGAGATTCAATACATTCGTCAAGGAAAAACGCAAAATGCAACGATTGTTTTAGATGATGTTGAAATAAAAGCAGTTCCCTTTTTCGCGCTGTTAAAAGATAATGTAGGATATATTGTACTTACTAAATTTACTGAAAAAGCAAGTGCAGAAACTAAAGCAGCATTGTTAGAATTAAAAAAACAAGGAGCCACCAAGATCATTTTAGATTTAAGAGGAAATCCAGGAGGATTACTTCATGAAGCAGTAAACATTTGTAATCTTTTCGTGGCTAAAAATGAATTAATTGTTACCACAAAATCAAAAAACACTAAATACAATTTAGAATATCGAACTAAAAATGAACCTATCGATTTAGAAATTCCGTTGGCGGTTATTGTTGATGGAAAAAGCGCATCAGCTTCAGAAATTGTAGCCGGCGCCATTCAAGATTTGGATAGAGGTGTTGTTTTAGGTTCGAGAAGTTTTGGAAAAGGGTTGGTACAACGTCCATTAGATTTGTCATACGGCACGCAAGTTAAAGTAACCATTTCTAGATATTATACCCCATCGGGAAGATGTATTCAAGCGTTAGATTATTCAAAAAAAGACGAAAACGGAAAAGTAATTAAAAAATCACAAAACGAATTCAATGCGTTTAAAACTAAAGCAGGTAGAACGGTTTATGATGGTGGAGGTGTTTTACCTGATGTAGAAATTGAAGAAACAAAAACCGCCAGTATAACAGAGGCTGTAATAAAAACAGATGCCATTTTTAACTTCGCCACACAATGGTATTTTAAAAATACAACCCTTGCGGGAATTCCCACTATTACTGATGTCGATTTTAATGCCTTTAAAGCCTATTTGAAGCAGGAAAAAATTAGTTTAGACACAGAAACGTATAAAGCAATGAAAAATGTTTTAGAAACTGCTAAAAACGAAAAAATAGAGGCACAAATTGCAACTGAATACAAGCAATTAGAACAAGCCATTGAAAAAAACCAAGAAGTAGAGTTAGACAAAAACAAAAATCAAATCAAGAAACTAATTCAGGAAGATTTGATAACCCGCTACCAATATAGAGAAGGCCTATATCAATTTTATGTAAAAGAAAATTTAGAAATTGAAAAGGCAATTTTACTTCTAAACAATCAAACCCAATACAAATCGATATTAAAAAAATAA
- the rnpA gene encoding ribonuclease P protein component gives MQFTYPKKEKLKSKTTIDLLFSEGNSVSKFPLRLVYVENKEENAELVKMGVSVSKKYFKKAVDRNYFKRVLRETYRLNKHILIDNLEKPYAFMFFYQTKERLSYQEIEEKTIQLFQKFNESQK, from the coding sequence ATGCAATTCACTTATCCCAAAAAAGAAAAATTAAAAAGCAAAACTACTATTGATTTGCTTTTTTCAGAAGGAAATTCGGTTTCGAAATTCCCGCTGCGCTTGGTATATGTTGAAAACAAAGAAGAAAATGCCGAACTGGTGAAAATGGGTGTTTCGGTTTCAAAAAAATATTTCAAAAAAGCGGTAGACAGAAATTATTTTAAACGGGTTTTACGCGAAACTTATCGTTTAAACAAGCATATTTTGATTGATAATTTAGAAAAACCATATGCTTTTATGTTTTTCTATCAAACCAAAGAACGACTTTCGTATCAAGAAATTGAGGAAAAGACCATCCAACTTTTTCAAAAATTCAACGAAAGTCAGAAGTAA
- a CDS encoding elongation factor G: MSIATKDIRNVVFLGHSGSGKTTFIETMLFESGIIPRRGSVEAHNTISDFTDLEHERENTIYSHLMHAKWHNNKINIIDTPGFEDFIGEVVSSLKVSDTALILLNAASGVEVGAGIVWEYVQNYQTPVLFVINQMDHPKADYETTLEQAKNRFGSKVIPIQYPYNSGEKFNSIIDVLRMTMYVFPENGGKPEKIPIPNSELLKANDLHNALVEAAAENEEGLIEKYFEKGNLDEEELAKGLTIALAHQQIYPVFCASGLKDMGSGRIMGFIDDIAPSPADRPAKKLENGAELKCDASDKTTLFIYKTLSEPQVGLVSYFKVLSGELNAGDELVNADNGEIERLTQIFVTEGKQRTAVEKLVAGDLGATVRLKYGHSNNTLNAKGVDRKVRKMQFPTSRIRKAVSTANLADMEKMIKALHQIQEEDLTLKVEQSAELKQTIIQGQGQLHLDLIKYRIENEINIEMVFNEPKVPYRETITKSAKAEYRHKKQSGGSGQFGEVHITIEPYFDDMPEPQGVNIRNKEIEELPWGGKFAFYWCIVGGAIDNRYATAIKKGIMHEMTEGPLTGSNCQNIRVCIYDGKMHAVDSNDISFQLAASHAFKIAFNEAKPQLLEPYYHLEVLCEDSHTGDVMGDLQTRRAIIQGMDTEGHYQKIIAEVPLAELKDYGSSLRSLTQGKAKFKVEFSNYQLVSLHIQENLVISNALLSEV, from the coding sequence CAAATGGCACAACAATAAAATAAACATCATTGACACCCCGGGTTTTGAGGATTTTATTGGCGAAGTGGTTTCTTCGTTAAAAGTTTCAGACACGGCTTTAATTCTTTTAAACGCAGCTTCTGGTGTGGAAGTTGGTGCTGGAATTGTTTGGGAATACGTGCAAAATTACCAAACTCCTGTCCTATTTGTCATCAATCAAATGGATCATCCAAAAGCAGATTATGAGACTACTTTAGAACAAGCCAAAAATCGTTTTGGTAGTAAAGTAATTCCGATTCAATATCCGTACAATTCGGGCGAAAAATTCAATAGCATTATCGATGTACTTCGCATGACGATGTATGTTTTCCCAGAAAATGGTGGAAAACCTGAAAAAATACCTATTCCAAATTCAGAACTATTAAAAGCTAATGATTTACATAATGCTTTAGTGGAAGCGGCAGCTGAAAACGAAGAAGGCTTAATAGAAAAATACTTTGAAAAAGGAAATTTAGACGAAGAAGAATTGGCAAAAGGATTAACCATTGCTTTGGCACATCAACAAATTTATCCTGTTTTTTGTGCTTCGGGATTGAAAGATATGGGAAGCGGAAGAATCATGGGATTTATTGATGATATTGCGCCTTCTCCTGCCGATAGACCCGCTAAAAAATTAGAAAATGGTGCTGAATTAAAATGCGATGCTTCTGATAAAACCACTCTTTTTATTTACAAAACACTATCTGAACCTCAGGTAGGATTGGTTTCTTACTTCAAAGTGCTTTCGGGTGAATTGAACGCTGGAGACGAATTAGTGAATGCCGATAATGGTGAAATCGAACGACTAACTCAAATTTTTGTAACCGAAGGGAAACAACGTACTGCGGTAGAAAAATTAGTCGCTGGCGATTTAGGAGCAACGGTTCGCTTGAAATATGGTCATTCAAATAACACGCTTAATGCAAAAGGAGTCGACAGAAAAGTTAGAAAAATGCAATTCCCAACTAGTCGCATTAGAAAAGCCGTTTCTACTGCTAATCTTGCCGATATGGAAAAAATGATTAAAGCTTTGCATCAAATTCAGGAAGAAGATTTAACTTTAAAAGTAGAACAATCTGCCGAATTAAAACAAACCATTATTCAAGGGCAAGGACAATTGCATTTAGACTTAATTAAATACCGTATCGAAAACGAAATCAACATCGAAATGGTATTTAATGAACCCAAAGTGCCTTATCGTGAAACCATCACAAAATCGGCAAAAGCTGAATATCGTCATAAAAAACAAAGTGGTGGTTCGGGGCAATTTGGAGAAGTGCACATTACCATTGAACCATATTTTGATGATATGCCCGAACCACAAGGCGTAAACATCCGTAACAAAGAAATTGAAGAATTACCTTGGGGCGGAAAATTTGCATTCTATTGGTGCATAGTTGGTGGTGCTATTGATAATCGTTATGCAACTGCCATCAAAAAAGGTATTATGCACGAAATGACCGAAGGTCCGTTAACCGGTTCAAATTGCCAAAACATTAGAGTTTGTATATACGATGGAAAAATGCATGCAGTTGACAGTAACGATATTTCGTTTCAATTAGCGGCTTCACATGCATTTAAAATAGCGTTTAACGAAGCCAAACCTCAACTTTTAGAACCTTATTATCATTTAGAAGTGTTGTGTGAAGATAGTCATACAGGTGATGTGATGGGCGATTTACAAACCCGAAGAGCCATCATTCAAGGCATGGATACGGAAGGGCATTATCAAAAAATCATAGCGGAAGTGCCTTTGGCAGAACTAAAAGACTACGGTTCTTCTCTTCGTTCATTAACACAAGGAAAAGCGAAATTCAAAGTGGAATTTAGTAATTATCAATTAGTTTCTTTACATATTCAGGAAAATTTAGTTATAAGCAATGCGTTACTTTCTGAAGTGTAA